The stretch of DNA CAATTGTAACGACAGGGGCCGGCGCGCCTCCAAGCGGCTCCCCTGTGACGCGCGCGGCGAGGGACGGGACATCCAGGCCGCTGGCGTCGTCTTCTTTGACCCAGGCGATGATGGCGGCCATGTCATTATCCCTGGCCTGTATCTCCACGGACGCGCCAAGCTCCATTGCCATCACGCAGCCCGCTTCGTCTGCCGCCTCCGCGGGGACCGTGATTTCGATTTTTGTCCACATATTGTGAATATACCAATATTCCTTGGGAAACGAGGCAATTAAACGGGAGATATGATATAATTTATCTTTCAGATTGGTCTTGAAAGATAAATCGAACGTGGGGGTCTGCCTGATGAAGGGGTTTTCCGTTTCAATATTTCCGGTCGGGTCCAAAGTCATTTATCCCTCCCACGGCATAGGCATCGTGGAAAAGCTGGAAAACCGGGACGTGGCCGGTGCGGTGGAACCCTGTTATGTCATCCGCTTCCACAGAAGCGGGATGACGATAATGGCCCCGGTGAGGGCTTCCCATTCCGTTGGCCTGCGAAGCGTGATACCCAGGCGCGAAGTTTCCAAGATCATGAAAATCCTCAAGGAAGAAAAAGGCGGAGTGATCGAGAGCAACTGGAACAAACGCCAGAAACTTTACCTTGAAAAAATAAAGACAGGCTCCATTTTCGAGGTGGCGGGCGTTTACCGGGATCTTTACTTCTTAAGGAACACCAAGGGGCTTTCCTTCGGCGAGCAGCAGGTGTTCGACAGCGCCCGGCAGCTTATTGTCAGCGAAATCGCCGAGTCCAAGGGTATCAGGGAGGACAAGGCCGAGGAATTGCTTGTGGAGGCGTTGGCCAACTGAACTTTTGGCTCCGCTAAACCCATGACCGCACGCCATTGTTGACACACCCTTTGGACCACATATGGACGACCTGGAACTTATCGGTCAAATAAACGTCTTCGCCGGCCTTGGCGGGGACCAAATCGCGGAAGTCGCCCGCAGGCTCGCTCCGATGAGGGTGGAAAAGGGATCGTACCTGTTTTACAGGGACGACATGAGCGACGGGATGTTCTTCGTCGCCCGCGGCCTTTTCCAGATCATCATAGACAACGAGGCCAACAGGGAAATCATCGTTTACACCGTTGGCAAGGGGGACATTCTCGGCGAGATGTCGCTTTTCGGCGAGCACAAGCGGTCGGCCACGGCCGTGGCGTTGGAGGAGAGCCGCCTTTTCAAAATATCAAACGAGCGTTTTCTGGACCTGATGCGGACATGCTCGCTGATCGGGGTGAACATGGCGAAAGTCCTTATCGGCCGGCTTCTGGCGGCAAACGAAATGATCGAAAGGCTCGGCGCCATGGACGGGGCGGAGAGGATCGAACATTTCCTGAAGTCGCTGCTGGTCCGGGAGGGCTCGCTGAGGGATGACAGGTATGCGATGGAAAAGCGCCCCACATACCGGCAGATTTCCCAACGTCTGGGCATTTCGGAAAAGACCGTTTACCGCACGATGCGCTGCCTGGCGGAAAAGGGGATGATCCATCTTGGCGGCAAGCGCCTTGAGATGATGAAAAGCTTCATGGACGCGCACGGCTCCGGGCATCGGAGCGGCTGAGGAAGCGTGAAACGTCTTGCCTCGGCGATAGCGATATTGCTACCCGCCGTTATTTCGTGTTCAGGATCCGGAAATACCGGTGACGATCTCGTTAACAAAGCCGTCTCGGAAAAAGTAAAGTCAGCCGCGGGAGCGGGCGCCGATATTGGGAAGAACGGGACGGTCTCCGTGAAAAAAGATGGGCGGGAGCTTTCCATTTCCGCCAACGGATGGGCAAATGGAGCCCTCCGCTCCACCGCCAAGGAGCCGCCGGTTCCACCGGGTGGGCGCATCGCCAGCCGGATCGCAGGGCTGGAGGACGTGACTTTCAATATCGAGGTGGACGCGGAATTACCACAAATCGAAAAGTTTTACAGCAAGGCTTTCGCGGACGCTGGCTTTTCGGAAAAATCATCGGTCAAAGCCGAAGGGCTTTTCCATGGCCATTTTAGCGGGCCGGAAGGGGACGCTCAAATTTACGCATTCACCGCCGGAAGCTCAAGAAAAGTGACCGTTGTAATGCCATTGGCGCGCTGACTGCGCTTCAACCATTCGTGTTCGATTCACGCGCAAACTATGAACTCTTTTATAATGTTACATTTGATATACTGGTTGGTTTGGAAATTTAATCATCCCACAAGTGGAGTATTGCTCTGATGGGTGAAGAAGAAGGTATTGTCCAGGTGATTCCGGATGAAAACTCCGGCTTGGTTACCCGTTTGGACGGGCTTGATGACCAACTCCAGAGCTTGAGGGAGTCCTCCGCCAAAAACGGGGGGGACCGGGCTTTTCGCGAATTGGTCGAGAACGCGGGCGACACGATCTATACCCTCAACGCCAACGGGGAATTCACATACGTCTCCCCTCATTCTTCGATCGCCTTGGGGTACGGGCCCGATGAGCTGATTGGAAGCCATTTCGCTCCCATAGTGCATCCGGATGAATTGCCGGACTGCCTTGCTCTTTTAAAAAAGCTTGTCGCCGGCGAGACGCGTTTCGGGTCAGTCGAATACCGCAAGCGCGACAAAGGGGGAAATTACCACTGGTACGTCTCCAACGTCCGGA from Nitrospinota bacterium encodes:
- a CDS encoding CarD family transcriptional regulator, with the translated sequence MKDKSNVGVCLMKGFSVSIFPVGSKVIYPSHGIGIVEKLENRDVAGAVEPCYVIRFHRSGMTIMAPVRASHSVGLRSVIPRREVSKIMKILKEEKGGVIESNWNKRQKLYLEKIKTGSIFEVAGVYRDLYFLRNTKGLSFGEQQVFDSARQLIVSEIAESKGIREDKAEELLVEALAN
- a CDS encoding Crp/Fnr family transcriptional regulator, whose translation is MDDLELIGQINVFAGLGGDQIAEVARRLAPMRVEKGSYLFYRDDMSDGMFFVARGLFQIIIDNEANREIIVYTVGKGDILGEMSLFGEHKRSATAVALEESRLFKISNERFLDLMRTCSLIGVNMAKVLIGRLLAANEMIERLGAMDGAERIEHFLKSLLVREGSLRDDRYAMEKRPTYRQISQRLGISEKTVYRTMRCLAEKGMIHLGGKRLEMMKSFMDAHGSGHRSG